From one Candidatus Methylacidiphilales bacterium genomic stretch:
- the vccD gene encoding Verru_Chthon cassette protein D: protein MGSRSSRKTSFEPRTKFCPPGFRKAPALASRRAFSLIEVLVVMSIIGVIAAATIPAFQQIVIGSNFTVSGELLRDNLTLARQTALARNHSVEVRFYQFQGTGATTSDYQAFQLFLQKDDGTYAALTKVLYFPKSIILNTDTQFSSLFDSNSTNTTIGQGVNTGVQLPEVGTAYQYLSFKFKPGGGTSLAQVPPCFVTLVAKNAAPVNGSLPANFVTVQIDPVVGKVAVLRP, encoded by the coding sequence ATGGGAAGCAGATCCTCACGCAAGACAAGCTTCGAACCCAGGACAAAATTCTGTCCTCCGGGTTTCCGTAAAGCACCTGCTCTTGCTTCGCGGCGCGCCTTCAGCCTCATCGAAGTCCTGGTGGTCATGAGCATCATCGGCGTGATTGCCGCCGCCACCATCCCCGCCTTTCAACAAATCGTCATCGGTTCCAATTTTACAGTTTCCGGCGAGTTGCTCCGCGATAACCTCACCCTCGCCCGCCAGACCGCCTTGGCGCGCAACCATTCGGTCGAAGTACGGTTCTACCAGTTCCAGGGAACTGGCGCCACCACTTCCGATTACCAGGCTTTCCAGTTGTTTCTGCAAAAAGATGACGGCACCTATGCAGCACTCACCAAGGTGCTCTATTTTCCAAAATCCATTATCTTGAACACTGATACACAGTTTAGTTCCTTGTTTGATTCCAATTCCACGAACACAACGATTGGCCAGGGCGTAAACACGGGCGTCCAGTTGCCCGAAGTCGGGACCGCCTATCAATACCTTTCCTTTAAATTCAAGCCGGGTGGAGGAACCAGTCTGGCTCAGGTGCCACCATGTTTTGTCACTCTCGTGGCCAAAAACGCGGCCCCGGTCAATGGCAGCCTTCCGGCCAATTTCGTCACCGTCCAAATCGATCCGGTTGTAGGCAAAGTGGCGGTATTGCGTCCCTAG
- a CDS encoding MBL fold metallo-hydrolase has translation MPSAPNIKTFTGGLAETNAYFLEGRDGWLAVDAPEGSADALDDWKLKVTQLVLTHGHWDHIWDAAEIAKRHNCPVYYHKADEPLCTQPGIMRNYGLPIDLPPVHAAKFLDQDDVFPFDPWKFKILHIPGHCLGSICLYEEGAEFVFGGDVLFAGGVGRWDLPGGSEQLLLNGIRNKLLSLPDKTVIHPGHGPSTTIGREKKHNPYL, from the coding sequence ATGCCATCCGCTCCCAACATCAAAACCTTCACCGGCGGGCTCGCCGAAACCAACGCGTACTTCCTCGAGGGCCGCGACGGCTGGCTGGCTGTTGACGCTCCCGAAGGTTCCGCCGACGCCCTCGACGACTGGAAACTCAAGGTCACGCAGCTCGTGCTCACCCACGGCCACTGGGACCACATCTGGGATGCGGCTGAAATTGCCAAACGCCACAACTGCCCGGTTTATTATCACAAGGCCGATGAACCGCTTTGCACCCAGCCCGGAATCATGCGGAACTACGGGCTGCCCATCGACCTGCCGCCGGTACATGCCGCAAAATTCCTGGACCAGGACGACGTGTTCCCATTTGATCCCTGGAAGTTCAAAATTCTGCATATCCCCGGCCATTGCCTGGGCAGCATCTGCCTGTATGAAGAGGGGGCGGAATTTGTTTTCGGCGGCGACGTCCTGTTTGCGGGCGGAGTAGGCCGCTGGGACCTGCCGGGCGGCTCCGAGCAACTGCTGCTGAACGGGATTCGGAATAAACTACTCTCCTTGCCTGACAAAACGGTCATCCACCCCGGCCACGGGCCTTCGACAACCATCGGCAGGGAAAAGAAGCACAATCCTTATCTTTAG